A stretch of Imperialibacter roseus DNA encodes these proteins:
- a CDS encoding pyridoxal phosphate-dependent decarboxylase family protein codes for MNLDFQEKEFRQYTEQAVSIYFDWLKHLRGSKIYHNYTPAQIQERFNETLPEEETPMESLLASVGSDVFEMSNFNPSPNYYGYITGGGNQVGMLAEFLKAGLNQNNLKWHNAPANSEMEKIVIKWLCQFMGYPDDSAGVLVSGGSEGNFLHLAVMRKVMGPASLSEKGLYGQKPMTVYVSNQGHSSFDKAMDLLGMGKEYLRKIPVDDQFQVRVDLMEEAVQKDLNEGLLPIGVIGIAGSTNNGAIDKLNELATLAKKYKLWYMVDAAYGGPAAGTAVAGHLFRGMSEADAVLVNPHKWLYVPFQVAAVIVRKKEHLKNTFSLVPDYLRGGSKKTEREDLMDLTLQLTKDFKALKVWMTFKAYGAKKLRLAIENDIAVVRYFQGLVNASEDFEMLGPANLSIATFRYVSENDGIKSNQARVDAVNERILELIEEDGRIFFAGTRIDNRPALRINCNNYRRTKADIDFLLMVLRELGEKALLRSV; via the coding sequence ATGAATCTAGACTTTCAGGAAAAAGAATTTCGCCAATACACCGAGCAAGCGGTATCCATTTACTTCGACTGGTTAAAGCACCTCCGAGGTTCCAAAATCTATCACAACTATACGCCAGCGCAAATTCAGGAGCGATTCAATGAAACGCTGCCAGAGGAAGAAACGCCTATGGAGTCGCTGCTGGCCAGTGTTGGCTCCGACGTTTTCGAGATGTCGAACTTCAACCCGAGCCCCAACTACTACGGGTACATCACAGGCGGAGGCAATCAGGTTGGCATGCTTGCTGAATTTCTAAAAGCTGGGTTGAACCAAAACAACCTGAAGTGGCACAACGCCCCCGCCAACTCCGAAATGGAGAAAATAGTCATCAAATGGCTCTGCCAGTTCATGGGTTATCCTGATGACAGCGCAGGCGTGCTGGTGAGTGGAGGTTCGGAAGGTAACTTCCTGCACCTGGCTGTGATGCGAAAAGTGATGGGGCCTGCTTCTCTTTCTGAGAAGGGCCTTTATGGCCAAAAACCTATGACGGTCTATGTTTCTAATCAGGGTCACTCCAGCTTCGACAAGGCCATGGACCTGCTGGGCATGGGAAAAGAATACCTTCGGAAAATCCCCGTCGACGATCAGTTTCAGGTAAGGGTTGATTTGATGGAAGAAGCCGTTCAGAAAGACCTGAACGAAGGCTTATTGCCTATTGGTGTAATTGGCATTGCGGGCTCCACCAACAATGGCGCCATCGACAAGCTCAATGAACTCGCAACACTTGCCAAAAAATATAAATTGTGGTACATGGTAGACGCTGCCTACGGCGGCCCTGCGGCTGGCACCGCTGTTGCTGGTCATCTTTTCAGGGGCATGAGCGAGGCTGATGCCGTTCTTGTGAACCCACATAAATGGCTCTATGTGCCCTTCCAGGTGGCCGCTGTTATTGTGAGAAAAAAAGAGCACCTCAAAAACACCTTCAGCCTGGTGCCCGACTACCTTCGGGGCGGTTCGAAAAAAACGGAGCGAGAAGACCTGATGGATTTGACGCTACAGCTCACCAAAGACTTTAAAGCGCTCAAGGTATGGATGACGTTCAAAGCCTACGGGGCGAAAAAATTGCGGCTAGCAATCGAGAATGATATTGCGGTAGTGAGGTATTTCCAGGGGCTAGTGAATGCCTCCGAAGATTTCGAAATGCTGGGGCCAGCCAATTTGTCAATAGCTACCTTCCGTTATGTGTCGGAGAACGATGGAATAAAAAGTAACCAGGCAAGAGTTGACGCAGTAAACGAGCGGATACTTGAACTGATTGAAGAAGATGGGCGTATCTTTTTTGCTGGAACCCGTATTGATAACAGGCCCGCTTTGCGCATCAACTGCAATAATTACAGAAGGACAAAAGCCGATATTGACTTTTTACTGATGGTACTGAGAGAATTGGGGGAGAAGGCACTGTTGAGATCCGTTTAG
- a CDS encoding acetyl-CoA C-acyltransferase, giving the protein MAKQSYVGRKVVVVDGTRTPFLKSGTGYRDLMAYQLGAVAISGLLKKTSLDAAQVERVIMGTVVHNIVTSNVARECALTGGIPFTTPAHTVSQACISANQAIAQGADLIRLGHADVVVAGGTDCVSDIPIGFPKKMRTKLFASQKIRSTGEWLKFVLSLRPSDFKPEVPQIAEYSTGRTMGQDCELMGTRFGVTREEQDEFAARSHQLAARAAEEGILASEITPAEFPPSFEAIKEDNTYRADTTVEKLAKLRPAFDKKNGTITAGNASFLTDGAAVVLLMSEEKAKALGYDTSVQIRDYVFTGQDPNEELLLGPAYATYKLLHRQNLTLKDLDVIEFHEAFASQVVTNLKALNSDQFAMEKMGLTAKAGEINMDKLNIHGGSLSLGHPFGATGARLVTTAMNRLKREEGKLALLAACAAGAHGHGMILEKI; this is encoded by the coding sequence ATGGCAAAGCAATCATATGTCGGAAGAAAAGTAGTAGTAGTTGACGGCACCCGAACGCCTTTTCTGAAGTCGGGCACAGGCTATCGGGATCTTATGGCCTATCAACTGGGCGCTGTGGCAATTTCGGGTCTTTTGAAAAAAACATCTCTCGATGCGGCTCAGGTTGAACGGGTGATCATGGGTACAGTGGTGCATAATATTGTGACATCCAATGTGGCCAGAGAGTGCGCCCTCACAGGAGGTATTCCTTTTACTACACCGGCACATACCGTTTCCCAGGCCTGCATTTCTGCCAACCAGGCTATTGCTCAGGGAGCTGATCTGATCAGGCTTGGTCATGCCGATGTGGTTGTTGCAGGCGGGACCGACTGCGTGTCGGATATTCCGATAGGCTTTCCCAAGAAAATGAGAACCAAGCTCTTCGCTTCTCAGAAGATTCGCTCGACCGGTGAATGGCTGAAGTTTGTGTTGTCTCTCCGTCCGTCAGATTTCAAACCAGAGGTACCCCAAATCGCAGAATACTCCACCGGGCGCACTATGGGTCAGGACTGCGAACTGATGGGCACCCGATTTGGTGTTACCCGGGAAGAGCAGGATGAATTTGCAGCCCGGTCGCACCAGTTAGCTGCAAGAGCCGCTGAGGAAGGGATATTGGCCAGTGAGATTACTCCCGCAGAGTTTCCGCCATCGTTTGAGGCAATTAAGGAAGACAATACCTATCGGGCAGATACAACGGTTGAGAAGCTAGCAAAGCTGCGACCAGCTTTCGACAAAAAGAACGGAACAATAACGGCCGGCAATGCTTCCTTCCTCACAGATGGTGCCGCAGTTGTGTTGCTCATGAGCGAAGAAAAAGCCAAAGCCCTGGGCTACGACACATCGGTTCAAATCAGAGACTATGTGTTCACTGGTCAGGACCCCAATGAAGAGCTTCTGCTTGGCCCGGCATATGCCACCTACAAACTGCTGCACCGACAGAACCTCACCTTGAAAGACTTGGATGTTATAGAGTTTCACGAGGCCTTTGCGTCTCAGGTTGTCACCAATCTCAAAGCATTGAATTCCGACCAATTTGCAATGGAGAAGATGGGGTTGACTGCAAAAGCTGGCGAGATAAACATGGATAAACTTAATATTCACGGAGGCTCACTATCTTTGGGTCACCCTTTTGGTGCCACTGGAGCGAGATTGGTAACTACTGCCATGAACAGATTGAAGAGGGAGGAAGGCAAACTGGCCTTGCTGGCGGCATGCGCTGCCGGAGCGCATGGTCATGGGATGATTCTAGAGAAGATCTAA
- a CDS encoding AsmA family protein — MKKFLLIVGGFIVVVLLAAAILPVIYKDDIKAALDDAIAENVNAKVYFDESRFGLTLFKNFPNLTVTLGGLGVVGIDEFKKDTLAAVDQVDVVVNIMSVINGNYRISGLYLNEPNIYVKVLANGKANYDIAKPSEEPVAEEAPTESGDVQFGIDKWEIKNGNIVYDDATIPFYMAMKGMNHTGSGDFTLEVFDMDTYTEIENLVVSYDGVEYMSDKRLKADMALNMDLGQMKFTFKDNVVSLNDFGLNFDGYFAMPEEGYDMDISFSSPENSFKSLLSLVPGMYSDSFTGLTASGDTQFSGFVKGIYNDTQMPAFNFGMKVIDGNFKYPELPSAVSNVNVDMLIDCADGNIDNTLVDIKQFHLDFGNNPVDAKLTIKNLVNYDMVADIQAKLNLGELATMFPMEGLEMKGIFSMNAKSQGVYDSIANTIPTIDMEMGLADGFIKYAEYPIPMEQMNMHTTIKNESGKMAETVVLMDKFTMLVDGEKLESTLRFENLDDYSWDLAVNGGIDLEKIMQIFPMEGMELKGKIAANMQTKGKMSDVDAERYDKLATSGGMTVSNFYYADADLPQGFAISESELSFNPKEVRLSKFNATLGRSDMAMTGAITNYMAYTLNDETIKGELNFSSNSFDLNEWMTDEDTTATVEADTAALEVVEVPKNIDFILRSSITSLLYDNMEIKNMKGNIIVKDGVVKLDNGKFNLMDGLFAMDGEYDSRDLEKPMFAFDFSITDMSIKAAYNTFTTVQQLAPIAEKMEGKFSTDFVMAGALGQDMMPVMESILGQGVVKVAEGKVNDLKVLTALSSVSKLGDDSGTLSLKDVIMQAEIRDGRVWLKPFDVNVGKYKTTIAGSNGIDGTIDYVMAMNVPAGAASAAANQAIASVTGVSSAISSNIVMNFGVGGTYDDPKVTLKSVDAGEGGKSATDAAKAKIASEMDAKKQEAAKKAEEAKAEAVKAAEEKKEAVVKEVEEKKEAAKEEVKEQVEEKKEEVKEEAADKLKGLLKKKKGGGE, encoded by the coding sequence ATGAAAAAGTTTCTATTGATTGTTGGTGGATTCATTGTAGTCGTGCTTTTGGCGGCAGCCATACTGCCGGTCATCTATAAAGATGATATTAAGGCGGCGCTCGACGATGCAATTGCAGAGAATGTTAACGCCAAAGTGTATTTTGATGAGTCACGGTTCGGCCTTACACTTTTTAAAAACTTTCCCAATTTAACTGTAACACTCGGTGGCCTGGGGGTGGTTGGCATTGATGAGTTTAAGAAGGACACTCTTGCTGCAGTTGACCAGGTCGACGTGGTGGTCAACATCATGTCTGTGATCAACGGCAACTACCGTATCAGCGGCTTGTACCTCAACGAGCCAAATATTTACGTGAAGGTGCTGGCCAATGGCAAAGCCAATTATGATATCGCCAAGCCCTCTGAGGAACCAGTTGCCGAAGAAGCTCCAACAGAAAGTGGCGATGTTCAGTTTGGCATCGACAAATGGGAAATCAAAAATGGCAACATCGTTTATGATGACGCCACGATACCGTTCTACATGGCAATGAAAGGAATGAACCACACTGGAAGCGGCGACTTTACGCTAGAGGTGTTTGATATGGACACCTACACAGAAATAGAAAATTTAGTTGTTTCCTACGACGGCGTAGAATATATGTCTGATAAAAGGCTCAAAGCCGACATGGCGCTGAATATGGACTTGGGCCAAATGAAATTTACCTTCAAAGACAACGTGGTGTCGCTCAACGATTTCGGACTCAACTTTGACGGGTATTTTGCCATGCCAGAGGAGGGATACGACATGGACATTAGTTTTTCGTCGCCTGAGAACAGCTTCAAGTCGTTGTTGTCGCTTGTGCCTGGTATGTACAGTGATAGCTTCACCGGGCTGACAGCCTCTGGCGACACCCAGTTCAGCGGGTTTGTTAAAGGCATCTACAACGACACTCAAATGCCAGCATTCAACTTCGGCATGAAGGTAATCGACGGTAATTTCAAATATCCCGAACTGCCCTCAGCAGTCAGCAATGTGAATGTTGATATGTTGATCGACTGTGCTGATGGCAACATAGACAATACGCTGGTTGACATCAAGCAATTTCATCTTGACTTCGGCAATAATCCCGTTGATGCTAAACTGACTATCAAAAACCTGGTGAACTATGACATGGTAGCCGACATTCAGGCAAAACTGAATCTAGGTGAGCTGGCCACTATGTTCCCTATGGAAGGTCTTGAGATGAAGGGTATTTTTAGTATGAATGCCAAATCTCAGGGCGTTTATGACAGCATTGCCAACACGATTCCGACAATTGATATGGAAATGGGGCTGGCCGATGGTTTCATCAAATATGCGGAGTATCCGATACCGATGGAACAGATGAATATGCATACTACCATCAAAAACGAAAGCGGCAAGATGGCTGAAACGGTGGTGCTGATGGACAAATTCACTATGTTGGTAGATGGCGAAAAGCTTGAATCAACACTAAGGTTTGAAAACCTGGATGACTATAGCTGGGATTTGGCAGTAAATGGCGGTATTGACCTAGAGAAAATCATGCAAATCTTCCCAATGGAGGGCATGGAGCTGAAAGGCAAAATCGCTGCCAACATGCAGACGAAAGGCAAAATGTCGGATGTAGATGCCGAGAGATACGACAAGCTGGCCACCAGCGGAGGGATGACCGTAAGCAACTTCTACTATGCCGACGCTGACCTGCCCCAGGGCTTTGCCATTTCTGAGTCTGAACTGAGCTTCAATCCAAAAGAAGTTCGCCTGAGTAAGTTCAACGCTACGCTTGGTCGCAGCGACATGGCCATGACCGGCGCCATTACCAACTACATGGCCTATACGCTGAACGATGAAACCATCAAAGGCGAGCTGAACTTTTCTTCAAACTCGTTTGACCTGAACGAGTGGATGACCGACGAAGACACCACTGCCACTGTGGAGGCCGACACGGCTGCACTTGAAGTAGTGGAAGTGCCAAAGAATATCGACTTCATTCTTAGGTCAAGTATTACCAGTCTGTTGTATGACAACATGGAGATCAAAAACATGAAGGGCAATATCATTGTGAAAGATGGTGTGGTAAAACTTGACAATGGTAAGTTCAATTTGATGGATGGTCTGTTTGCTATGGACGGGGAGTACGATAGCCGTGACCTGGAAAAGCCAATGTTTGCTTTCGACTTTTCAATCACCGATATGTCAATCAAAGCAGCGTATAATACATTCACAACAGTTCAACAACTGGCGCCAATAGCTGAGAAGATGGAAGGCAAGTTCTCAACAGACTTTGTTATGGCGGGCGCTTTGGGTCAGGATATGATGCCTGTGATGGAGTCTATCCTGGGCCAGGGTGTGGTGAAAGTCGCTGAGGGCAAAGTAAATGACCTTAAAGTGCTGACCGCTTTGTCGTCTGTTTCAAAACTTGGTGATGACTCAGGGACATTGAGTTTGAAAGACGTGATTATGCAAGCCGAAATTAGGGACGGAAGAGTGTGGCTGAAGCCTTTCGATGTGAATGTAGGCAAATACAAAACCACGATTGCCGGAAGTAATGGTATAGATGGCACAATTGACTACGTAATGGCCATGAACGTGCCTGCCGGTGCCGCATCTGCCGCAGCCAATCAGGCCATAGCGTCTGTCACAGGAGTGAGTTCTGCTATCTCCTCCAATATTGTGATGAACTTCGGCGTTGGTGGCACTTATGATGATCCAAAAGTGACACTGAAAAGCGTAGATGCGGGCGAGGGTGGCAAATCCGCCACAGATGCTGCCAAGGCTAAGATAGCTTCAGAAATGGATGCGAAGAAACAAGAAGCTGCAAAAAAAGCAGAGGAGGCAAAAGCAGAGGCTGTCAAAGCGGCTGAAGAAAAGAAAGAAGCCGTTGTAAAAGAGGTAGAGGAGAAAAAAGAGGCAGCTAAGGAAGAAGTGAAAGAACAAGTCGAAGAGAAAAAAGAAGAAGTGAAAGAGGAGGCTGCCGACAAACTGAAGGGGCTGCTTAAAAAGAAAAAAGGAGGAGGAGAATAA
- a CDS encoding 3-hydroxyacyl-CoA dehydrogenase NAD-binding domain-containing protein, giving the protein MASKAQNSFLTFEKHDEVGVIWMDLPGEEWNKISIDTEAQFREVMQQIEANTELKASVLISRKKGFMAGADIEKFLQMKPGESKATAQAGHAMLRDLEDSKKPCVAAIHGACMGGGLEISLACAGRVASNHSSTMMALPEVKLGLLPGLGGTYRLPKLVGVQNALSIILTGRNVYAFPALKMGLVDELVFQPKLLDAAIKLARKLAAGQFRRKIKVPLASKILESNPLTRGIIFSQATKMMLRQTNGNYPAPYKILEAVKYGLSHTREQAAEKETELFDQLLQSPEAFQLINIFFAMNALRKNPMKELARPVKTLGVLGAGLMGEGIAEVTVQNGTDILLKDLQEPALAQAKKNIWLVLMKKVKTRAITKADAETIINKVHTTTTYEGFHKADVIIEAVFEDINIKHKVLKETEATLRKDCVFASNTSALPITKIAEASSRPETVIGMHYFSPVPKMPLLEIVVTGKTADWVTATALEVGVKQGKTCIVVKDGPGFYTTRILAPFINEALLLMQEGADPLQMDKAMKKFGFPVGPITLIDEVGIDVGAHINKGDLEAFFNKRGAKSSNLLNKLAEAGFKGRKNRKGFLQYDEKTGKKLRGKVNEEALRFIESRGSKTFTDSEIQDRLSLIMINEAVYCLQDGILKEPRDGDIGAVFGLGFPPFLGGPFRYSDSEGAKTIVDKMAQLEKEIGSRFKPADLLVELAEKGKKFY; this is encoded by the coding sequence ATGGCCTCAAAAGCACAAAACTCCTTTCTGACTTTTGAAAAACACGACGAAGTAGGCGTGATCTGGATGGATTTGCCCGGAGAAGAGTGGAACAAGATATCGATTGACACTGAAGCGCAGTTTCGGGAGGTAATGCAGCAGATTGAGGCAAACACAGAGCTTAAAGCCTCTGTGCTGATAAGCCGGAAGAAGGGTTTTATGGCTGGTGCTGATATAGAGAAGTTTTTGCAAATGAAGCCTGGTGAATCGAAAGCAACAGCGCAGGCAGGCCATGCTATGCTGCGTGATCTGGAAGACTCCAAAAAACCTTGTGTGGCTGCCATTCATGGTGCATGCATGGGTGGGGGCCTGGAAATCAGCCTGGCTTGCGCCGGACGAGTGGCAAGTAATCACAGCAGCACTATGATGGCTTTGCCAGAAGTGAAGCTAGGATTGCTTCCCGGCCTGGGAGGCACTTACCGACTCCCAAAACTCGTAGGTGTGCAGAATGCCCTTAGTATCATTCTGACAGGAAGAAATGTCTACGCCTTTCCGGCATTGAAAATGGGACTGGTTGATGAGCTGGTCTTTCAACCGAAGCTGCTGGATGCGGCGATCAAACTCGCAAGAAAGTTGGCTGCAGGCCAGTTCAGGAGGAAAATCAAAGTGCCCCTGGCTTCCAAAATTCTGGAAAGCAATCCGCTGACCAGGGGCATCATTTTCAGCCAGGCAACAAAAATGATGCTTCGCCAAACTAACGGCAACTACCCTGCTCCTTATAAAATACTCGAGGCAGTTAAATACGGATTGAGCCATACCCGGGAGCAGGCTGCCGAAAAAGAGACTGAACTGTTTGATCAACTGCTTCAGTCGCCCGAGGCATTTCAGCTGATCAACATTTTCTTTGCCATGAATGCGCTGCGCAAAAACCCGATGAAAGAGCTTGCCAGGCCAGTTAAAACTTTAGGAGTTTTGGGCGCTGGCCTCATGGGCGAAGGCATAGCGGAAGTCACCGTTCAAAACGGCACCGATATTTTGTTGAAAGACTTACAGGAGCCAGCATTGGCCCAGGCCAAAAAGAACATCTGGTTGGTGCTGATGAAAAAGGTGAAAACAAGAGCCATCACCAAAGCGGACGCCGAAACTATCATCAACAAAGTACACACCACGACTACTTACGAGGGTTTCCACAAGGCGGATGTGATCATTGAGGCGGTTTTTGAAGACATTAACATTAAACACAAAGTACTGAAAGAGACTGAAGCCACTCTGCGCAAGGATTGTGTCTTCGCTTCGAATACGTCGGCATTGCCTATTACTAAAATCGCAGAAGCCTCCTCCCGGCCGGAGACAGTCATTGGCATGCATTATTTCTCGCCAGTGCCCAAAATGCCCCTACTGGAGATAGTTGTTACGGGTAAAACAGCTGATTGGGTAACTGCCACAGCGCTGGAAGTAGGTGTGAAGCAGGGCAAAACCTGTATCGTAGTGAAAGACGGCCCGGGCTTCTACACTACCCGAATCCTGGCGCCATTCATCAATGAAGCGCTGTTGCTCATGCAGGAAGGGGCCGATCCTTTGCAGATGGACAAGGCAATGAAGAAATTCGGCTTCCCCGTCGGGCCGATCACCTTGATTGATGAAGTAGGTATTGACGTTGGCGCTCATATCAATAAAGGAGATTTGGAAGCTTTCTTCAACAAGCGGGGAGCGAAGAGCTCCAACCTACTGAACAAACTTGCCGAAGCAGGCTTTAAGGGCCGCAAGAACCGAAAGGGTTTTTTACAGTACGATGAAAAGACAGGTAAGAAACTGAGGGGCAAAGTGAATGAGGAGGCGTTGCGGTTCATAGAAAGCCGGGGAAGCAAAACTTTTACTGATTCCGAAATACAGGACAGGCTGTCACTAATCATGATCAACGAAGCAGTCTACTGCCTGCAAGATGGTATATTGAAAGAGCCACGAGATGGAGACATCGGGGCGGTGTTCGGGTTGGGTTTCCCTCCTTTTCTGGGTGGACCGTTTCGCTATAGCGACTCCGAGGGAGCGAAAACCATTGTCGATAAAATGGCTCAGCTCGAGAAAGAAATTGGCAGCAGGTTTAAGCCAGCCGATTTGCTGGTGGAGCTGGCTGAGAAAGGGAAGAAGTTTTATTGA
- a CDS encoding DUF4403 family protein, whose protein sequence is MDILKCLAVTVALALALASCKKAKTDAPERTTLDSTLAPPVSRLTIPLSFSLDKVEALINEKIDGTFLRKRVAVNTNDSLYFELTKQQPIILTWKAPDLRYRAHLKVSGQYMKNILGVKIQNQTPIEFELELLFKTELGFEKDWSIRPKTVIDEIVWKSDPVMNLGIATINFRKPVEKALNDHQDSLTLKLDGFMKETIDTRKIIEKIWSDLQQPIRLKKDEPRIWLLAKAETLKARWTRGPERQITAQAELTAQISTLVEGDDLTVSPVPLPEFSFQTDHQDSLVASVLCTLPFDLVNKYSRKKLLGLRIDSAGYSAQIKDVEVYGTKDGLAVKLGLTGDVRGDVYLQGKPVIDRTSKSFKIEDFDFVVDSDDAVLASADWLLHSSIKTMVEKQLTYELQPYADMIPMLITSGIEKGKLAEKLEVYIDSWEIMPIATLITSKDLQMIIQVRGMAEIRLQEIRKDSTQQKAISQ, encoded by the coding sequence ATGGATATCTTAAAATGCCTCGCCGTTACCGTCGCTTTGGCTTTGGCCCTTGCTTCCTGCAAGAAAGCAAAAACCGACGCTCCGGAAAGAACAACACTCGACTCAACGCTTGCTCCGCCGGTTTCAAGACTGACCATCCCTCTCAGCTTTAGCCTGGATAAGGTAGAAGCCCTTATCAACGAAAAAATCGATGGCACCTTTCTGAGAAAGAGGGTAGCGGTCAATACAAACGACAGTCTTTACTTTGAGCTTACTAAGCAACAGCCTATAATATTGACCTGGAAAGCACCAGACCTTCGCTATCGGGCTCATCTGAAAGTTTCAGGTCAATACATGAAGAATATTTTGGGTGTGAAAATCCAAAATCAAACGCCGATAGAATTTGAATTGGAACTACTCTTTAAGACGGAGCTTGGTTTTGAAAAAGACTGGAGCATCAGGCCCAAAACTGTTATTGACGAGATAGTCTGGAAAAGCGACCCAGTGATGAATCTCGGGATTGCGACCATCAATTTCCGAAAACCTGTCGAGAAAGCGCTGAACGACCACCAAGACAGCCTTACACTGAAGCTGGATGGTTTTATGAAAGAGACCATTGACACAAGGAAAATCATTGAAAAAATCTGGAGCGACTTGCAGCAACCGATCCGACTAAAAAAGGATGAGCCAAGGATTTGGCTGCTGGCCAAAGCCGAGACGCTGAAAGCAAGGTGGACCCGTGGCCCTGAACGACAAATTACTGCCCAAGCGGAATTAACGGCTCAAATATCAACCCTCGTGGAAGGAGATGACCTAACAGTTTCGCCTGTGCCATTACCTGAGTTTAGTTTTCAAACAGACCATCAGGATAGCCTGGTGGCAAGCGTACTGTGTACACTTCCGTTTGACCTGGTCAACAAATACAGCAGAAAAAAGCTGCTGGGGCTGAGGATCGATTCGGCAGGTTATTCTGCGCAAATCAAGGATGTAGAGGTATACGGCACGAAGGATGGCTTGGCCGTGAAGCTGGGGTTGACAGGCGATGTGAGGGGCGATGTCTATCTTCAGGGAAAGCCAGTGATTGACAGAACATCGAAAAGTTTTAAGATAGAAGACTTTGACTTTGTGGTAGATTCTGATGACGCCGTTCTGGCTTCTGCTGATTGGCTTCTCCATAGCTCCATAAAGACGATGGTTGAAAAGCAGCTTACCTATGAACTCCAGCCCTATGCCGACATGATCCCCATGCTCATCACAAGCGGGATAGAAAAGGGAAAGCTGGCAGAAAAACTGGAGGTATATATTGATTCATGGGAGATTATGCCAATAGCTACTCTTATCACTTCCAAAGACCTTCAAATGATTATTCAGGTGAGGGGCATGGCCGAAATAAGGCTGCAGGAAATACGAAAAGATAGCACGCAACAAAAGGCGATCAGCCAATAG
- a CDS encoding DUF4230 domain-containing protein: MIFTPKIIFRILLWALLLVGGVVLWFNSGLFVEPTTVNQRHQVLLKEIEALGKLELVKYRMQDVVEIERLSKRYLDLGIFRIQDGGDSRAVLIAAGEAVACIDLLKVTTSDIIDGDTLVIQLPKPELCYHKIDHSKSRFYDLKRGIGLEDKEFNQFIDTAYAQAEAQMMKSALEGGILEEAEEMAYKILLPLLNKVASRPVIIYFKEEDVIRLN; the protein is encoded by the coding sequence ATGATCTTTACACCCAAAATAATCTTCAGAATACTGCTATGGGCGCTCTTGCTGGTCGGCGGGGTAGTACTGTGGTTCAACAGTGGGTTGTTTGTTGAGCCAACCACAGTGAACCAGCGACACCAGGTACTGCTGAAAGAAATCGAAGCTTTGGGCAAGCTGGAGCTGGTGAAGTACCGGATGCAGGATGTGGTGGAAATAGAGAGGCTTAGCAAGCGCTACCTGGATCTGGGCATTTTCAGGATTCAGGACGGTGGCGACTCAAGGGCGGTGCTGATTGCCGCCGGAGAGGCAGTAGCATGCATCGATCTTTTGAAAGTGACGACATCGGACATTATCGACGGAGACACGCTGGTGATTCAACTACCAAAACCGGAGCTTTGCTACCACAAAATTGACCACAGCAAAAGCAGGTTTTACGACTTAAAAAGGGGCATTGGTCTGGAAGACAAAGAGTTCAACCAGTTTATTGACACTGCTTACGCTCAGGCAGAGGCTCAGATGATGAAATCTGCCCTCGAGGGTGGTATCCTTGAGGAGGCAGAGGAAATGGCTTACAAAATTCTCTTGCCGCTTCTCAATAAAGTTGCGTCCCGGCCTGTAATCATTTATTTCAAAGAGGAGGACGTTATCCGCTTAAACTAA
- a CDS encoding DUF3368 domain-containing protein yields MAEIIISDTSCLIAYQRIDRLDILQKLFHEVIITEQVLSEFGYAVPEWIKVKSAPPPFGHSILETLDLGEASSISPALKTPGSILILDERKGRKVATDLGLEIIGSIRVLLLAKDKKIIPSVREMVDQLSEHKFRFSTHVVRQLLIEAGEA; encoded by the coding sequence ATGGCTGAGATTATTATCTCCGACACAAGCTGTCTAATTGCTTATCAACGAATTGACAGGCTAGACATCCTTCAAAAGTTATTTCATGAGGTGATCATTACTGAGCAGGTTCTCTCAGAGTTTGGCTATGCTGTACCTGAATGGATAAAGGTCAAATCAGCGCCGCCCCCGTTTGGTCATAGCATTCTTGAAACGCTCGATTTGGGAGAAGCAAGTTCAATTTCGCCTGCTCTAAAAACACCTGGTTCAATTCTAATCCTTGACGAGCGGAAAGGAAGGAAAGTTGCCACCGACCTGGGCCTGGAAATTATAGGATCAATAAGAGTCCTCCTCCTCGCAAAAGATAAAAAGATTATTCCAAGTGTGCGTGAGATGGTGGATCAGCTTTCAGAACACAAATTCCGATTTTCCACACACGTCGTCAGGCAGCTTTTGATAGAGGCAGGAGAAGCATAG
- a CDS encoding UPF0175 family protein, with protein MKTITLNLPEETDEKEVKMIVASSLFEKGILSSGQAATFVGISKREFIETVGNYGVSIFGETADDLKKPFPNG; from the coding sequence ATGAAAACAATTACGCTCAATCTTCCGGAAGAAACCGACGAGAAAGAAGTCAAAATGATCGTTGCTTCATCACTCTTCGAAAAAGGGATATTGTCATCTGGCCAGGCTGCCACCTTTGTTGGCATCTCCAAACGAGAATTTATTGAAACCGTTGGCAACTACGGAGTGTCGATTTTCGGAGAAACAGCAGATGACCTGAAGAAGCCGTTTCCCAATGGCTGA